A segment of the Pseudoalteromonas piscicida genome:
ATCCCAACGTACTCCAAACGAAGTCGTTTCATGGCTTTCGGCATCCTCGCCCTCGCCTTCAAAATCTGCGTAAGATACAAATGGCGTGATATTGTCAAAACGATAGCCCAATGTCAGCATCTTGGTATCTAGATTACCGTCCAAGTCCAACCGATTTAGCTCAGATAAAATAAAGAAATTTCCCCAGTCTGCATTTACTGCTAAACCATAAAACTTACCATCTCGCTCATCACTTCCCTCCCATAAGACCGGCTCTCCAGAACGATATCGCTGGTTGGTGTAGCGCATATGGGTTAAACGCACTTCAAGCCAGTCATTACTGGTTTGAATTACGCCGCCTAGGATGTCTTTCCAGATTTCTCTAGTTGGTTCTTGAAAGAAAAACTCGCTCAACAGCTTATTGTCATCATCGTCTTCTTTACCCGCGTAAATATTCCCGCTTAATGACCAATCGCCTATACTGCCGCTGTAGAGCATATTGACGCCATTATAATTAAAAATTTGCCAGGTGTAGTTGTCCGCGGGTGCACGCATCCAAATATAGGCGTAACCCACATCATAAAAGTCGGAATAATAGAATAGTGGTAAGCGTTTTTTACCTGCTTGGAAAGTCCAATTCTCATTAATCTCATAGGACAAATAAGCCCACTCAAACTTTGCATCAAAATCATCTGCGCCGCGCGCAACAATCTGACCAGTAACGCTTAAACCTTCGGTTAGATCAGCACTAAATTGAAGACCCATCAATGTTTCAGGTTCAAATGAGATATCCTCGTCGTAAACACTGACGATAGGATAATCGGCGAGAAATATTGGATCGTTTATTCCAAATTGTGGAACACCACTTCCGCTCAACACCTTACCAGCATTGATACTTGCGAATCCGGAAAAGTTAACCTCTGCATGCCCTGAAAAACAGGCAAGGCAAAGGGTACAACCTAAAGCTAGTTTCATCTTCATTGTGATTCATCCCAATTGCTTGTTCTACAAGTACTACATTGCAAGTATAGTTAAATTTAAAAAAATGCTAGCAAAAGCAGCAAATTGATAAAAATATTTGCAGAAAAAGGGATGAAATAGGAACAAAAAGCAGCTTACGCTGCTTTTTAACAACTAAGATTCATCGTTATAATAACGTTCAATTTGGTCCTTCAAGTTAGGCGGTACACCTTTAATCGTAAGCGTATCAGTCGCAGCATCATAAATAACCCGCTCACCCAAATGCTTCCGTTCAAAGCCAACGCTTACTCCACCGCCAAGCCCAGAAAATTTCACCATACTTGTTACTGTCTTTTTATCGACAGGAAAGCTTTCTTCCAGCTCATAGCCCTGCTCTTTATAAAAGTCTTCAAACTTCACGTCTGCAGACTTCGAAAGCGTCTCGGACAGTGTATTAACATCTGCGTCCTCACCGCTTGAAACACAGTCGTTACAGTAATCAAAAATTTCCTTGCGGATGTCGTCTTTTTCAGACTTTTCAAATTGCTGTGTAGACAAATAATCCTCAACCGCGTGTAACATAATTTGCGATTGCTGCTTTGGATCGATCCCCTCTTCACAACCAAGAAAATCTAAAAAGAAATCAGCAACTTTTCGACCCGCACGCCCCTTAATGAAGGAAATATAACGGTTTTCTTCTGCGGCCGTATCCCAAGCATCTAAATCGATTCTCGCAGCCAATTGCATACGTGAAATATCTAAGTGTTTTGCTGCGGATAAGTCTAAGTCTGAGGTAATTGTGTAATGTTCTTTAATATTAATCAGTGCAATCATAATAAAATTGCTGGCAACATACTGATAATGACAAAACACTAGATACCCAGTTTCATGAAATGCATATTTATTAAGCTCTTCTTTAAGCACGTTGGTTGCTTCTTGGGTTAAATTCCAAAAGTTAAGCTCATTATTTCGATAACTCTGCATCGCAGACGCGACCACACTGCTTTTTTCGCCGCTAAAAGCACAGAACCCTTTACCCGGTTTGCCATTGTAGGCATGATGCAATTGTTCAATGAAAACATTAACTTTGTCATTGATTTGCATTTCATCGTCACGTAGATGTATTTCGGTATCTTCGTCTTGTTTGTCTACATAGTGAACAACTAGTTTTTTTACCTCAACGCTCATCTTTGTTTTTCACGCCTCTAATGTTAAAATGTAAAAATTATTGCTTTTATAAATTGAACCAACTGATGCCTATCCAATCAAAGTATTCCAATAAACAAGTAGAAGAAATTGTTGACCAATTAGTTAATGTATTAAGCTCGCAAAACGCACCAGTTGATCTCAGCTTAATGTGTTTGGGTAATTCTATCACGCACATTCTAAAAGAACATGTTCCAGAGAGTAAGAGACAATCTGTTGCCGAAAATTTTGCCAAAGCACTTACACAATCAGTAAAGTAACGGAATGAATCTTACACCGCACAGCCCTTTTTCATCAAAAGCAAGTCAATTACTCAGCTGGGGACACTGGTTTACCTTTGCTAACATTGGCTTAGTTTTATTGATTAGCTCAGTTTATTTGTTCGCCGACAAAGCGCCAAGTACCTTTGTCGGTTGGTTTTATATGCTGATCACGTGGATAAGCCATACCAGCTTTATCACTTTTTGTGCGTTTGTATTAACTATCTTTCCGCTTAGTTTAATATTCCCTTACCCGCGACATATTCGCGGCATGGCTGCGATTATTGCCTCGGTTGGTATTGTTGTACTAACAGTGGATGCCTTTGTTTACCTACAACTTGGCTACCATATCAACCCAGCTTCGCTTTCCGATATTTTTGTTTTATTGTGGGAAACCTTAGTCGGATCATCCCTAGTTAATCTCATAATTACCATTGCAATGCTTGGACTGGTGCTCACTTTTGAACTACTCGCGGGCAATTATGCTTG
Coding sequences within it:
- a CDS encoding YejL family protein produces the protein MPIQSKYSNKQVEEIVDQLVNVLSSQNAPVDLSLMCLGNSITHILKEHVPESKRQSVAENFAKALTQSVK
- the yejK gene encoding nucleoid-associated protein YejK gives rise to the protein MSVEVKKLVVHYVDKQDEDTEIHLRDDEMQINDKVNVFIEQLHHAYNGKPGKGFCAFSGEKSSVVASAMQSYRNNELNFWNLTQEATNVLKEELNKYAFHETGYLVFCHYQYVASNFIMIALINIKEHYTITSDLDLSAAKHLDISRMQLAARIDLDAWDTAAEENRYISFIKGRAGRKVADFFLDFLGCEEGIDPKQQSQIMLHAVEDYLSTQQFEKSEKDDIRKEIFDYCNDCVSSGEDADVNTLSETLSKSADVKFEDFYKEQGYELEESFPVDKKTVTSMVKFSGLGGGVSVGFERKHLGERVIYDAATDTLTIKGVPPNLKDQIERYYNDES
- a CDS encoding porin; amino-acid sequence: MKMKLALGCTLCLACFSGHAEVNFSGFASINAGKVLSGSGVPQFGINDPIFLADYPIVSVYDEDISFEPETLMGLQFSADLTEGLSVTGQIVARGADDFDAKFEWAYLSYEINENWTFQAGKKRLPLFYYSDFYDVGYAYIWMRAPADNYTWQIFNYNGVNMLYSGSIGDWSLSGNIYAGKEDDDDNKLLSEFFFQEPTREIWKDILGGVIQTSNDWLEVRLTHMRYTNQRYRSGEPVLWEGSDERDGKFYGLAVNADWGNFFILSELNRLDLDGNLDTKMLTLGYRFDNITPFVSYADFEGEGEDAESHETTSFGVRWDFHSSAAFKIQYDEVEDNSVGLAVAGDSKAITIGIDMVF